The segment TGAACGAACTCTACCGTCGTGTTATCAACCGTAACAACCGTTTGGCTCGTCTCTTGGAACTTAACGCTCCAGGTATCATCGTACAAAACGAAAAACGGATGCTCCAAGAAGCTGTGGATGCTTTGATTGACAACGGTCGCCGTGGTCGTCCAATTACAGGACCAGGTAGCCGTCCACTTAAATCGCTCAGCCACATGCTTAAAGGTAAGCAAGGACGTTTCCGTCAAAACTTGCTTGGTAAGCGTGTTGACTTCTCAGGACGTTCCGTTATCGCCGTTGGTCCAACTCTAAAAATGTACCAATGTGGTGTGCCACGCGAAATGGCTATCGAGCTCTTTAAACCGTTTGTCATGCGCGAAATCGTTGCCCGTGATATTGCTGGTAACGTCAAAGCCGCGAAACGTTTGATTGAACGTGGTGATGATCGTATCTGGGATATCTTGGAAGAAGTGATCAAAGAACACCCAGTTCTTTTGAACCGCGCCCCTACCCTTCACCGTTTGGGTATCCAGGCCTTCGAGCCAGTTCTAATCGACGGTAAAGCCCTTCGTTTGCACCCGCTTGTCTGTGAAGCCTATAACGCCGACTTTGACGGTGACCAGATGGCCATTCACGTTCCATTGTCAGAAGAAGCACAGGCAGAGGCACGTATCCTTATGCTCGCGGCAGAGCATATCTTGAACCCTAAAGATGGTAAACCAGTCGTAACACCATCTCAGGATATGGTTTTGGGTAACTACTACTTGACTATGGAAGATGCTGGTCGCGAAGGTGAAGGTATGGTCTTCAAGGATGCGGATGAGGCTGTTATGGCTTACCGCAATGGTTATGTTCACTTGCATACCCGTGTTGGTATCGCAACAGATAGCCTTGATAAACCTTGGAAAGACAACCAAAAACACAAGGTCATGATGACAACTGTTGGAAAAATCTTCTTCAACGCCATCATGCCAGAAGGACTTCCTTACTTGCAAGAGCCAAATAACGCTAACTTAACAGAAGGAACTCCTGATAAATACTTCTTGGAACCAGGTTCAGATATCAAGGCTGCTATTGCAGAATTGCCAATCAACCCACCATTCAAGAAGAAAAATCTCGGTAACATCATCGCTGAAATCTTCAAGCGTTTCCGTACAACTGAAACATCAGCCCTCCTTGACCGTTTGAAAGACTTGGGTTACTATCACTCAACACTTGCTGGATTGACAGTAGGTATTGCCGATATTCCGGTCATCGACAACAAGGCTGAAATCATTGAAGAATCTCACGAACGTGTAGAACAAATCAAGAAACAATTCCGTCGTGGTATGATTACTGACGATGAGCGTTATGCAGCTGTTACAGATGAATGGCGTTCAGCTAAGGAAAAATTGGAAAAACGTCTGGTTGAAAAACAAGATCCTAAGAACCCAATCGTTATGATGATGGACTCTGGTGCCCGTGGTAACATCTCTAACTTCTCCCAGTTGGCCGGTATGCGTGGTCTGATGTCAGCTCCGAACGGACGTATCATGGAATTGCCAATCTTGTCTAACTTCCGTGAAGGTCTTTCGGTATTGGAAATGTTCTTCTCAACTCACGGTGCCCGTAAGGGTATGACGGATACGGCCTTGAAGACAGCCGACTCAGGTTACTTGACTCGTCGTTTGGTTGACGTTGCTCAAGACGTTATTATCCGTGAAGACGACTGTGGAACAGACCGTGGTCTTGACATTCGTTCAATCACAGATGGCAAGGAAATGATCGAGCCACTTGAAGAGCGTTTGCAAGGTCGTTACACTAAGAAAACTGTTAAACATCCTGAAACGGGTGCCGTTATCATTGGTCCAAATCAATTGATTACGGAAGATATTGCCCGTGAAATTGTCAATGCTGGTGTTGAACAAGTAACCATCCGTAGCGTATTTACATGTAACACTCGTCACGGTGTCTGCCGTCACTGTTACGGTATCAACTTGGCAACAGGTGATGCGGTTGAAGTGGGTGAAGCAGTTGGTACGATTGCAGCTCAATCTATCGGTGAGCCTGGTACACAGCTTACAATGCGTACCTTCCACACGGGTGGTGTAGCCTCAAACAGCGATATTACGCAGGGTCTTCCTCGTGTCCAAGAGATCTTTGAAGCCCGTAATCCGAAAGGGGAAGCGGTTATCACAGAGGTTAAAGGTGAAGTTATCGCAATTGAAGAAGATGCCTCTACTCGTACTAAGAAAGTCTTTGTTAAAGGTGTGACTGGTGAAGGTGAGTATGTGGTTCCATTTACAGCCCGTATGAAGGTTGAAGTTGGTGACCAAGTTGCGCGTGGAGCAGCCCTTACCGAAGGTTCTATCCAACCAAAACGCTTGCTCGAAGTCCGTGATGTTCTGGCAGTTGAAACTTATCTTCTTTCTGAAGTTCAAAAAGTTTACCGTAGCCAGGGTGTAGAAATCGGCGACAAGCACATCGAGGTAATGGTTCGTCAAATGCTTCGTAAAGTTCGTGTCATGGATCCAGGTGACACAGATCTTCTCATGGGTACCCTCATGGATATCACAGACTTTACAGATGCCAATGCTGAAGTGGTTATTGCAGGTGGTATCCCAGCAACAGCTCGTCCAGTTCTTATGGGTATCACTAAGGCTTCCCTTGAAACCAACTCATTCTTGTCTGCCGCATCCTTCCAGGAAACAACACGTGTCCTTACAGATGCAGCCATTCGTGGTAAACGTGATAACCTTCTTGGTCTTAAAGAGAACGTTATTATCGGTAAGATTATCCCAGCAGGTACAGGTATGGCTCGCTACCGTAATCTTGAACCACAAGCCATCAATGAAGTTGAAATCATTGAAGACACAGTAGCAGAAGAGCTTGCAGCAGAAGCAGAACTTGAAGCTGTAACTGAATAAATTAAGATGGCACATCTCTCTTTTCTAGGGATGTGCTTTTTGATATTCGGAAATAAAACGCATACATTGCTTGATAAGGAATTAACAAGCAGAATGTTTTCTTAAATCAGATGATTTCGATATAATGTGTACGAAAAAGGAAGTATGTGTTATGTATCAAGTAATTAAAATGTATGGAGATTTTGAACCCTGGTGGTTTTTAGATGGTTGGGAAGAAGATATAGTCAGTAAAAAGACCTATGAACGTTATGAGGATGCACAAAAAGCTTTTCAGAAGGAGTGGGTTAGGTTGTCCGAAAGTTTCCCTAATAAAAAGTGTAAAAATGGCACAATGGTGGCTTTTTGGGATGAATCAGACCAGCATTGGTGTGAGGAATGTGATGAATATTTACAACGTTATCATTCGTTGATGTTGGTTGAGTCCAAGGAAGTCTTACCGCAAGGCTTGCGAAAAAGAGAGGGGAGCTGTCGTGTTCGCCCTTGCCAATTAAGAAATACAGAAAAGCTCGGCTAGTCCGAGCTTTTTGTATTGTGGAGATTAATATTCT is part of the Streptococcus suis genome and harbors:
- the rpoC gene encoding DNA-directed RNA polymerase subunit beta', which gives rise to MVDVNRFKSMQITLASPSKVRSWSYGEVKKPETINYRTLKPERDGLFDEVIFGPTKDWECSCGKYKRIRYKGITCDRCGVEVTRAKVRRERMGHIELKAPISHIWYFKGIPSRMGLTLDMSPRALEEVIYFAAYVVIDPKDTPLEHKSIMTEREYRERLREYGYGSFVAKMGAEAIQDLLKQVDLPKEIAALKEELKTASGQKRIKAVRRLDVLDAFYKSGNKPEWMILNILPVIPPDLRPMVQLDGGRFAASDLNELYRRVINRNNRLARLLELNAPGIIVQNEKRMLQEAVDALIDNGRRGRPITGPGSRPLKSLSHMLKGKQGRFRQNLLGKRVDFSGRSVIAVGPTLKMYQCGVPREMAIELFKPFVMREIVARDIAGNVKAAKRLIERGDDRIWDILEEVIKEHPVLLNRAPTLHRLGIQAFEPVLIDGKALRLHPLVCEAYNADFDGDQMAIHVPLSEEAQAEARILMLAAEHILNPKDGKPVVTPSQDMVLGNYYLTMEDAGREGEGMVFKDADEAVMAYRNGYVHLHTRVGIATDSLDKPWKDNQKHKVMMTTVGKIFFNAIMPEGLPYLQEPNNANLTEGTPDKYFLEPGSDIKAAIAELPINPPFKKKNLGNIIAEIFKRFRTTETSALLDRLKDLGYYHSTLAGLTVGIADIPVIDNKAEIIEESHERVEQIKKQFRRGMITDDERYAAVTDEWRSAKEKLEKRLVEKQDPKNPIVMMMDSGARGNISNFSQLAGMRGLMSAPNGRIMELPILSNFREGLSVLEMFFSTHGARKGMTDTALKTADSGYLTRRLVDVAQDVIIREDDCGTDRGLDIRSITDGKEMIEPLEERLQGRYTKKTVKHPETGAVIIGPNQLITEDIAREIVNAGVEQVTIRSVFTCNTRHGVCRHCYGINLATGDAVEVGEAVGTIAAQSIGEPGTQLTMRTFHTGGVASNSDITQGLPRVQEIFEARNPKGEAVITEVKGEVIAIEEDASTRTKKVFVKGVTGEGEYVVPFTARMKVEVGDQVARGAALTEGSIQPKRLLEVRDVLAVETYLLSEVQKVYRSQGVEIGDKHIEVMVRQMLRKVRVMDPGDTDLLMGTLMDITDFTDANAEVVIAGGIPATARPVLMGITKASLETNSFLSAASFQETTRVLTDAAIRGKRDNLLGLKENVIIGKIIPAGTGMARYRNLEPQAINEVEIIEDTVAEELAAEAELEAVTE
- a CDS encoding DUF1033 family protein, encoding MYQVIKMYGDFEPWWFLDGWEEDIVSKKTYERYEDAQKAFQKEWVRLSESFPNKKCKNGTMVAFWDESDQHWCEECDEYLQRYHSLMLVESKEVLPQGLRKREGSCRVRPCQLRNTEKLG